From Dromaius novaehollandiae isolate bDroNov1 chromosome 15, bDroNov1.hap1, whole genome shotgun sequence, a single genomic window includes:
- the ARL10 gene encoding ADP-ribosylation factor-like protein 10 isoform X2, protein MGQAGQSGSEGTERFGEHGAGWGRLGVCSLTRPALAGGTGRPGNGAAERASRKQQTWPGEEQTDEAEWGPGGCCALLVKIRGRFNGKGPRRSPRPAKARWGCSGPGLLWVRAQVPRRGGCPPAPPCPPQTPRAGIAAPTGLPPPGAARRPRGPAGRAPPSIPIPPPHGAAGGRGCASRPARARPGTGAPGARGAAPPPARPRCRWPLPVRRGRHRRGRPRPRLPAQRSGAGSAGPPRARRGRRRRRRRDRMAPPGAFRHLTLALGAAVAALGSLLFIAWKIYFRGSGTGAGWAGWWERELWELREQQSRDPPDGTWAAARTCGLTGRTT, encoded by the exons ATGGGGCAGGCTGGGCAGAGTGGGTCTGAGGGGACAGAGAGGTTTGGGGAGCATGGGGCAGGTTGGGGCAGGCTTGGGGTTTGCTCCCTGACGCGTCCCGCGCTGGCGGGGGGGACAGGGAGACCGGGAAACGGTGCGGCTGAAAGGGCGTCGAGGAAGCAGCAGACCTGGCCAGGAGAGGAGCAGACGGACGAAGCTGAGTGGGGCCCGGGGGGTTGCTGCGCTTTGCTCGTCAAAATCAGGGGCAGATTTAACGGAAAGGGGCCTCGGCGAAGCCCCAGACCAGCCAAGGCCCGGTGGGGTTGCTCAGGGCCCGGCCTGCTCTGGGTGCGGGCGCAGGTGCCCCGACGTGGGGGATGTCCGCCTGCCCCTCCGTGTCCCCCGCAAACCCCGCGGGCTGGAATCGCTGCACCCaccgggctgccgccgcccggagcagcccgccgcccgcggggccctgcCGGCAGGGCACCGCCGTCGATCCCCATCCCGCCTCCGcacggggctgccgggggccggggctgcgcttcgcgccctgcccgcgctcgCCCCGGCACCGGCGCTCcgggcgcccgcggcgccgcaccgcctcccgcccgccctcgCTGCCGCTGGCCCCTCCCGGTGCGCCGCGGGAGGcaccggcgcgggcggccccggccccggctcccggctcagcggagcggcgcgggcagcgcggggccgccccgagcgcgccggggccgccgccgccgccgccgccgggaccgcATGGCTCCGCCTGGCGCCTTCCGGCACCTGACGCTGGCCCTGGGGGCCGCCGTGGCCGCTCTGGGCTCCCTCCTCTTCATCGCCTGGAAGATCTACTTCCGCGGCAGCGGCACCGGCGCCGGCtgggccggctggtgggagcggGAGCTGTGGGAGCTGCGGGAGCAGCAGAGCCGAGACCCCCCCGACGGCACG TGGGCGGCAGCCAGAACCTGCGGGCTTACTGGCCGCACTACCTGA
- the ARL10 gene encoding ADP-ribosylation factor-like protein 10 isoform X1 — translation MAPPGAFRHLTLALGAAVAALGSLLFIAWKIYFRGSGTGAGWAGWWERELWELREQQSRDPPDGTPDWRQVLVLGLDGAGKSSVLHYICSETAKERIAPTQGFNSARLYIEGLEMDLLEVGGSQNLRAYWPHYLSQAHVLVFVVDSVDRSRLLTARQELHALLAEEPRLPLVVLANKQDKSDALSAAELHDELALHTLSDQREFFLLPTSATWASLSTSTSVLHVKSLLVSLLSQP, via the exons ATGGCTCCGCCTGGCGCCTTCCGGCACCTGACGCTGGCCCTGGGGGCCGCCGTGGCCGCTCTGGGCTCCCTCCTCTTCATCGCCTGGAAGATCTACTTCCGCGGCAGCGGCACCGGCGCCGGCtgggccggctggtgggagcggGAGCTGTGGGAGCTGCGGGAGCAGCAGAGCCGAGACCCCCCCGACGGCACG CCGGACTGGAGGCaggtgctggtcctggggctggaCGGAGCGGGGAAGAGCAGCGTCCTGCACTACATCTGCAGCGAGACAGCCAAGGAGCGCATCGCGCCCACACAGGGCTTCAACTCTGCCCGGCTGTACATTGAGGGGCTGGAGATGGACCTGCTGGAGG TGGGCGGCAGCCAGAACCTGCGGGCTTACTGGCCGCACTACCTGAGCCAGGCCCACGTGCTGGTGTTCGTGGTGGACTCGGTGGACAGGTCGCGCCTCCTCACGGCACGCCAGGAGCTGCACGCGCTGCTGGCTGAGGAGCCCCGGCTGCCCCTGGTCGTGCTGGCCAACAAGCAG GACAAGAGCGATGCCCTGAGCGCGGCAGAGCTGCACGATGAGCTGGCACTGCACACGCTCAGCGACCAGCGTGAGTTCTTCCTCCTGCCCACCAGCGCGACCTGGGCCAGcctcagcaccagcaccagcgtCCTCCACGTCAAAAGCCTGCTGGTCAgcctgctctcccagccctga
- the NOP16 gene encoding nucleolar protein 16 produces the protein MPKVKGKSRRQKFAYNVDRKRLYRSARRRAAPRIECSHVRHAWDPAKSVAQNLADMGLAEDPNKAVPITRKKLLGTEMEIDGQEKGKKTVRKPYVLNEMEYEASLPEKKSNTLSRDLIDYVRYMIQNHGENYKEMARDEKNYYQDTPKQIKRKINVYKNFYPEEYKVFVASLKQEKMDVQ, from the exons ATGCCGAAGGTGAAGGGGAAGAGCCGGCGGCAGAAGTTCGCCTACAACGTCGACCGCAAGCGGCTCTACCGCagcgcgcgccgccgcgccgcgccgcgcatcGAATG CTCCCACGTGCGCCATGCCTGGGACCCCGCCAAGTCGGTGGCGCAGAACCTGGCCGACATGGGCCTGGCCGAGGACCCCAACAAGGCTGTCCCCATCACGAGGAAGAAGCTGCTG GGGACAGAGATGGAAATCGATGgacaagagaaagggaagaaaactgtGCGAAAGCCCTACGTGTTGAATG AGATGGAATATGAGGCCAGTCTCCCTGAGAAGAAGTCAAACACACTCTCACGAGACCTCATTGACTACGTGCGATACATGATACAGAACCATGGGGAGAACTACAAG GAAATGGCTCGAGATGAGAAGAACTACTACCAGGACACTCCCAAGCAGATCAAGAGAAAGATCAATGTGTACAAGAATTTCTATCCTGAGGAGTACAAGGTTTTTGTTGCATCGCTCAAGCAGGAAAAGATGGATGTGCAGTGA
- the HIGD2A gene encoding HIG1 domain family member 2A, mitochondrial, with amino-acid sequence MAAGPPPPLEPRPLPVFREEGFGDKFLRKTRENPLVPLGCLCTVGVLTYGLINFKRGNIRRSQQMMRARILAQGFTFAALLGGMVVTAMKSRK; translated from the exons ATGGCGGCGGGGCCCCCTCCGCCGCTGGAGCCGAGGCCGCTGCCCGTGTTCCGCGAAGAGGGCTTCGGGGACAAGTTCCTGCGCAAGACCCGCGAGAACCCCCTGGTGCCCCTCG GTTGCCTCTGCACTGTCGGCGTCCTGACCTATGGACTGATCAACTTCAAGAGAGGCAACATCCGCCGGTCTCAGCAGATGATGAGGGCACGTATCCTGGCCCAGGGCTTCACCTTTGCAGCCCTCTTGGGAGGTATGGTGGTCACAGCGATGAAATCTAGGAAGTGA